The following is a genomic window from Candidatus Aminicenantes bacterium.
CTGGGCTTCACGCTCGAAGCGCTCGCGTGCTTCCTTGTCTGCGGTCAATTGCTTAGGCAGAAACTTCAATGCTACCTGGCGGTGCAGCTTGGTGTCTTCGGCGAGATAGACTTCGCCCATTCCGCCACGGCCAAGTTCTTTGATTATTTTATAATGAGAAACAATTTTTCCTGTCATAGATTAAATCAATTGGCCGGGCGGACAGGTCCGCCGGCGCCAAGCTTTTCCAGGATCTTGCAATGGGAAACGATTTGGCCGATCATTTTTTCTCGCTCATTGGGAGTTTCATGCGCCGCATCAGGTCCTGGAAGCGCGGGTCGGGGCGAAGGATGTCGAAACAGGGGTACCCGAGGTACGGCAACGCCGGATCACGGACCTCAAAACCTTTCTCCAGCCAATCCAAAGCCTTGTCCTTCTCCCCGGCCATGGCGTAAAAGATTGCGATATCGCTCGGCATACTGTATGCCTTGGGAAGGCGGGCGATCAGGGCTTCGGCCGCGCGCTTCATCGCCTCGGCATATCCTCCTTGAGCATAGCCTTCATCGAGCGCCGCGTCGATTCTCGGGTCGTTATAAATAACTCTTTCACAGGCTTTGGCAGCTTCGAGGGTCTCTTTCTCCATTCCCTTCAATTCGTGCATGATCCACCAGAGCGCATTCGTGGCGAGGGGAAAGCCCGGTTGAATGCGCAGGGCTTCCCTCGCCGCCGAGATGGCCTCGTCGTGGCGCCGCTGCCAATACAGGACGAACGCATGAAAGCTGTGGACAAGCGGGTTGAACGGGTCGAGCACAACGGCCCGTTCGCTGTGATTCAGGGCCTCCTCGCCATGCCCCATGATCATCAGGAAGTGGGAGTACAATGCCTGCGCGTTCGCGACGTTGGGATTGATCTCGAGGGTTCTCCGCCAGGATTCCCGGGCGCCGTCCCAATCCCAATCGATCCATGTCCTGACCGTAGCCAGAGCCTCGTGGGCGCCGGCAAGATTTTCGTCCAGCTCGATGGCCCGCAGCGCCGCGGCCTTGGCCTTCGGTCCCGCCTGCTCGGGCGGCGCGAGACCAAATTGGTTGCGGACGACCCAGATAAAGGCGCGCCCGACGTAGGCCGGTGCGTAGGAGGGGTCCTTTTCGAGGGACAGGTCGAAGTACCTCTCGGCGATGTCCAGATCCCCGGGCGTCATCTTTATCCAATGGAAGAAGCCCTGGAGGTAGGCTTCGTGGGCCTCGGGATTGACGGGGCGCGCCTCGGCCAGCTGCGCCTTCTCCGAGGGCAGCAGCCGGATGGCCAGGGCGCCGGCGACCTTCCCGGCCACATCGCTCTGCAGGCCCAGGATACCCGACATCTCGCGTTCGTACGTGTCGGCCCACAGCTGCGCCTGGCCCTTCACCTGGATGAGCTCAGCCGTGACCCTGACCCGGCTTCCCTCGCGCCGGGCGCTCCCTTCCAGAACGTAGTCCACCCCGAGCTCGCGGCCGATCTGGTCGATGGGTGCATCACTTTTTTTATAACGCATCACCGAGGTGCGGGCGATAACGCTCAGGCTCTGCGGGTGCAGTTTCCCGAGCTGGCTGATCATCTCCTGGGTGAGGCCGTCGCTGAAGTATTCCTGCTGCGGGTCGTTGCTCAGGTTGGCGAACGGCAGCACCGCCATCCGGACGATGCCTGGAACGCTGCCCCTCGGACTGAACAGGCGGCCGCGGATGCCCCCGACGTCGAGCGCCAGGAGAAGCGCCAGCGCGGCAGCCGCGGACGAAAGGTAGAGTGTTTTTTTTGAAAAAATGTTCGCCCAGAACCCTTTGGTCCCGGCTATAATTAGCTGCGTGCCTTCGGCTGCCGCCTTCAGGTTCGCGGCTAGGTCGTTCATGTTCTGGTAGCGGTTCTTCGGGTCCTTGGACAGGGCTTTGGTGATGACAAGGTCCAGGCCGGCAGGCATGACGGAGCGGGCATTGCCCAGGGGCTTGGGCTCCTCGTTGAGGATGGCATAGACCACCGCCTGCATGTACTCGCCCTTGAACGGCGTTTCGCCCGACAGCATCTCGTAGAGAATGACGCCCAGCGACCAGATGTCGGTGCGCTGGTCCACCTCCTTTCCCGAGGTCTGCTCGGGGGACATGTAGGCCGCCGTGCCCATGGTGGAGCCCGTCTTGGTCAGCTTGGTCTGGCCGCCGGCCAGTTTGGCGATGCCGAAGTCCAGGATCTTGACCACTCCTTCGTTAGTGATGAAAATATTGGCCGGCTTGATGTCGCGGTGGACGATGCCCTTGGCGTGGGCCGCTGACAGCCCCCTGGCGATCTGGGTGGCTATGTCGAGCACTTGGGGGATCGGCAGACGGTGGACGGCAGACGGT
Proteins encoded in this region:
- a CDS encoding protein kinase codes for the protein PSAVHRLPIPQVLDIATQIARGLSAAHAKGIVHRDIKPANIFITNEGVVKILDFGIAKLAGGQTKLTKTGSTMGTAAYMSPEQTSGKEVDQRTDIWSLGVILYEMLSGETPFKGEYMQAVVYAILNEEPKPLGNARSVMPAGLDLVITKALSKDPKNRYQNMNDLAANLKAAAEGTQLIIAGTKGFWANIFSKKTLYLSSAAAALALLLALDVGGIRGRLFSPRGSVPGIVRMAVLPFANLSNDPQQEYFSDGLTQEMISQLGKLHPQSLSVIARTSVMRYKKSDAPIDQIGRELGVDYVLEGSARREGSRVRVTAELIQVKGQAQLWADTYEREMSGILGLQSDVAGKVAGALAIRLLPSEKAQLAEARPVNPEAHEAYLQGFFHWIKMTPGDLDIAERYFDLSLEKDPSYAPAYVGRAFIWVVRNQFGLAPPEQAGPKAKAAALRAIELDENLAGAHEALATVRTWIDWDWDGARESWRRTLEINPNVANAQALYSHFLMIMGHGEEALNHSERAVVLDPFNPLVHSFHAFVLYWQRRHDEAISAAREALRIQPGFPLATNALWWIMHELKGMEKETLEAAKACERVIYNDPRIDAALDEGYAQGGYAEAMKRAAEALIARLPKAYSMPSDIAIFYAMAGEKDKALDWLEKGFEVRDPALPYLGYPCFDILRPDPRFQDLMRRMKLPMSEKK